One Streptomyces lincolnensis genomic region harbors:
- a CDS encoding DEAD/DEAH box helicase, translating to MAFNHLPAGVHDALVPLSVTPVTHSVPMAKNHRSDQPSADAVSRLAPGTILDRLAAGPSRASRITHTEHLPPREGRHAVWPDRIRAEVIAAVQACGIAHPWAHQARAAEHALDGDSVVVATGTASGKSLAYLVPVLSTLLDGSEAPNGRGATALYLAPTKALAADQCRSVKELSQPLGTAVRPAVYDGDTPVEEREWVRQYANYVLTNPDMLHRGILPSHARWSSFLRSLKYVVIDECHTYRGVFGSHVAQVLRRLRRLCARYGASPVFLLASATAAQPSVAAGRLTGLPVVEVADDASPRGEVVFALWEPPLTEMQGEKGAPVRRTATAETADLLTDLAVQGVRSVAFVRSRRGAELISVIAQERLAEVDRSLARRVAAYRGGYLPEERRALEQALHSGELLGLAATTALELGIDVSGLDAVVIAGYPGTRASLWQQAGRAGRAGQGALAILVARDDPLDTFLVHHPEALFQQPVESTVLDPDNPYVLAPHLCAAAAELPLTDEDLDLFGPACEELLPQLEAAKLLRRRTKAWHWTRRERAADLTDIRGEGGRPVQVVEAGTGRLLGTVDAGAAHTSVHEGAVHLHQGRTYLVRSLDLEDSVALVEEASPSYSTIARDTTSISILETDTEVPWGDGRLCYGSVEVTNQVVSFLRRRLITGEVLGETKLDLPPRTLRTRAVWWTVTEDQLDAARINPEILGGALHAAEHASIGLLPLFATCDRWDIGGVSIPLHPDTLLPTVFVYDGHPGGAGFAERAFHTAREWLTATREAIASCECDAGCPSCIQSPKCGNGNDPLHKRGAVRLLTVLLRGAPEEKPGERGVQEREEPELEEPEAAQRPVKPPARAPETDPALGPSPAPGGPPAL from the coding sequence ATGGCATTCAATCACTTACCGGCAGGCGTGCACGACGCCTTGGTCCCATTGTCCGTCACGCCGGTGACACACTCGGTGCCGATGGCCAAGAATCACCGATCCGATCAGCCCTCGGCGGACGCCGTGTCCCGCCTCGCGCCGGGCACGATCCTCGACCGGCTCGCCGCGGGGCCGAGCCGGGCTTCGCGCATCACTCATACGGAGCACTTGCCCCCGCGCGAGGGCCGCCATGCCGTCTGGCCGGACCGGATCCGTGCCGAGGTCATCGCCGCCGTGCAGGCCTGCGGTATCGCGCATCCCTGGGCCCATCAGGCCCGTGCGGCCGAGCACGCCCTGGACGGCGACTCGGTGGTCGTCGCCACGGGGACCGCCTCCGGCAAGTCCCTGGCCTACCTCGTGCCGGTCCTGTCGACCCTCCTGGATGGCTCCGAGGCACCCAACGGCCGTGGCGCCACCGCCCTCTACCTGGCCCCCACCAAGGCACTCGCAGCGGACCAGTGCCGATCGGTGAAGGAACTTTCACAACCTCTGGGCACCGCGGTGCGCCCCGCCGTGTACGACGGCGACACTCCGGTCGAGGAACGCGAGTGGGTCCGCCAGTACGCCAACTACGTCCTGACCAACCCCGACATGCTGCACCGGGGCATACTCCCGTCCCACGCCCGCTGGTCGTCCTTCCTGCGCTCTTTGAAGTACGTCGTCATCGACGAGTGCCACACCTATCGCGGTGTTTTCGGCTCCCACGTCGCCCAGGTGCTGCGTCGGCTGCGCCGCCTGTGCGCCCGCTACGGCGCCTCTCCCGTCTTCCTGCTGGCCTCCGCGACCGCCGCCCAGCCCTCGGTCGCCGCGGGCCGTCTCACCGGCCTCCCGGTCGTCGAGGTGGCCGACGACGCCTCACCCCGCGGTGAAGTGGTCTTCGCCCTCTGGGAGCCCCCGCTCACCGAGATGCAGGGCGAGAAGGGCGCCCCGGTCCGGCGTACGGCCACCGCCGAGACGGCCGACCTGCTCACCGACCTCGCCGTGCAGGGTGTCCGGTCGGTGGCCTTCGTCCGCTCCCGGCGCGGCGCCGAGCTGATCTCGGTGATCGCCCAGGAACGCCTCGCCGAGGTCGACCGCTCCCTGGCCCGGCGCGTGGCGGCCTACCGCGGCGGCTATCTCCCCGAGGAGCGCCGCGCCCTCGAACAGGCCCTCCATTCCGGCGAACTCCTCGGCCTCGCCGCGACGACCGCGCTGGAACTCGGCATCGACGTGTCCGGCCTGGACGCCGTGGTGATCGCCGGCTACCCGGGCACGCGCGCGTCCCTGTGGCAGCAGGCGGGCCGCGCCGGACGGGCCGGACAGGGCGCCCTCGCCATCCTCGTCGCCCGCGACGACCCCCTGGACACCTTCCTCGTCCACCACCCCGAGGCCCTGTTCCAGCAGCCCGTGGAATCCACCGTCCTCGACCCCGACAACCCCTACGTCCTGGCTCCGCACCTGTGCGCCGCGGCGGCCGAACTCCCGCTCACCGACGAGGACCTGGACCTCTTCGGCCCGGCGTGCGAGGAACTGCTCCCCCAGCTGGAGGCCGCGAAGCTGCTGCGCCGCCGGACCAAGGCCTGGCACTGGACCCGCCGGGAACGGGCCGCCGACCTCACCGACATCCGCGGCGAGGGCGGCCGACCGGTCCAGGTCGTCGAGGCCGGCACGGGCCGTCTGCTGGGCACGGTCGACGCCGGCGCCGCCCACACCTCCGTCCACGAGGGCGCGGTCCACCTCCACCAGGGCCGCACGTATCTCGTCCGCTCCCTCGACCTGGAGGACTCCGTCGCCCTGGTCGAGGAGGCGAGCCCCTCGTACTCGACGATCGCCCGCGACACCACCTCGATCTCCATCCTGGAGACGGACACCGAGGTCCCCTGGGGCGACGGACGCCTCTGCTACGGCTCCGTCGAGGTCACCAACCAAGTGGTCTCCTTCCTGCGCCGCCGGCTCATCACCGGCGAGGTACTGGGCGAGACGAAACTCGACCTCCCTCCGCGTACGCTCCGCACCCGCGCCGTGTGGTGGACGGTCACCGAGGATCAGCTCGACGCCGCCCGGATCAACCCGGAGATCCTCGGCGGTGCCCTGCACGCCGCCGAACACGCCTCGATCGGCCTGCTGCCCCTCTTCGCCACCTGCGACCGCTGGGACATCGGCGGGGTGTCGATCCCCCTCCACCCCGACACGCTGCTGCCCACGGTCTTCGTCTACGACGGCCACCCCGGCGGCGCGGGCTTCGCCGAACGGGCCTTCCACACCGCCCGCGAGTGGCTCACCGCCACCCGAGAGGCCATCGCCTCCTGCGAGTGCGACGCGGGGTGCCCGTCCTGCATCCAGTCCCCCAAGTGCGGCAACGGCAACGACCCGTTGCACAAGAGGGGCGCGGTACGGCTGCTCACGGTGCTGTTGCGGGGGGCGCCGGAGGAGAAGCCGGGGGAGCGGGGGGTGCAGGAGCGCGAGGAACCGGAGCTGGAGGAGCCGGAGGCTGCGCAGAGGCCGGTGAAGCCGCCGGCGCGGGCCCCGGAGACAGATCCGGCCCTGGGACCGAGTCCGGCCCCGGGGGGCCCGCCCGCGCTCTGA
- the bldG gene encoding anti-sigma factor antagonist BldG, whose amino-acid sequence MDLSLSTETIGDRTIVRVGGEIDVYTAPKLREQLVELVNDGSFHLVVDMEGVDFLDSTGLGVLVGGLKRVRAHEGSLRLVCNQERILKIFRITGLTKVFPIHTSVEEAVAATD is encoded by the coding sequence GTGGACCTGTCCCTGTCGACCGAGACCATCGGCGATCGCACGATCGTCAGGGTCGGTGGCGAAATCGACGTATATACCGCGCCCAAGCTGCGCGAGCAGCTGGTCGAGCTGGTGAATGACGGCAGTTTCCACCTTGTCGTCGACATGGAGGGCGTGGACTTCCTCGACTCCACCGGACTCGGCGTCCTGGTCGGCGGACTGAAGCGGGTGCGTGCCCATGAGGGCTCGCTGCGCCTGGTCTGCAACCAGGAGCGCATTCTGAAGATTTTCCGTATCACCGGCCTCACCAAGGTGTTCCCGATCCACACCTCGGTCGAGGAAGCGGTGGCGGCAACCGACTGA
- a CDS encoding ATP-binding protein, with amino-acid sequence MATVELRFSALPEHVRTARLVAAAVARRAGVDEAVLDEVRLAVGEACTRAVGLHRNGGITAPVKVLLIEEEKQFSIEVGDEAPRHAPGDRAPGAAGEDPDAEMEEDEMGLAVISGLVDDVEVTAGEHGGSIRMTWPTTPPVAVLP; translated from the coding sequence ATGGCCACCGTTGAACTCCGTTTCAGCGCGCTGCCCGAGCACGTCAGGACCGCCCGACTGGTGGCGGCAGCGGTGGCGCGCAGGGCCGGGGTGGACGAGGCCGTCCTCGACGAGGTCAGGCTCGCCGTCGGCGAGGCCTGCACCCGTGCCGTCGGACTGCACCGGAACGGCGGCATCACGGCGCCGGTGAAGGTGCTGCTGATCGAGGAGGAGAAGCAGTTCTCCATCGAGGTCGGCGACGAAGCGCCGCGTCATGCCCCCGGCGACCGGGCTCCCGGTGCCGCGGGTGAGGACCCGGACGCAGAGATGGAGGAGGACGAGATGGGTCTCGCTGTCATCAGCGGACTCGTCGACGACGTGGAGGTCACCGCAGGGGAACACGGCGGGTCGATCCGGATGACCTGGCCGACCACACCGCCGGTCGCGGTGCTCCCCTGA
- a CDS encoding sodium-translocating pyrophosphatase: MAGLSSPDQLDHSSALAAAVLTDGNRVMVSVIGVVALAALVVAGVLVRQVLAAGEGTDSMKKIATAIQEGANAYLARQMRTLGVFAIVVFFLLMLLPADDWNQRIGRSVFFLIGAVFSAATGYIGMWLAVRSNVRVAAAAREATPAEGEPEKDLTAVSHKAMKIAFRTGGVVGMFTVGLGLLGASCVVLVYAADAPKVLEGFGLGAALIAMFMRVGGGIFTKAADVGADLVGKVEQGIPEDDPRNAATIADNVGDNVGDCAGMAADLFESYAVTLVAALILGKAAFGDFGLAFPLLVPAIGVVTAMIGIFAVAPRRTDRSGMSAINRGFFISAAISLVLVAVAVFVYLPSSYADLDGVTDREILGHAGDPRVLALVAVAIGILLAAVIQQLTGYFTETNRRPVKDIGKSSLTGPATVVLAGISVGLESAVYTALLIGLGVYGAFLLGGTSIMLALFAVALAGTGLLTTVGVIVAMDTFGPVSDNAQGIAEMSGDVEGAGAQVLTNLDAVGNTTKAITKGIAIATAVLAAAALFGSYRDAILTGARDVGERVSGEGAPMSLMMDISQPNNLVGLIAGAAVVFLFSGLAINAVSRSAGSVVYEVRRQFREHPGIMDYSEKPEYGKVVDICTRDALRELATPGLLAVLAPIFIGFTLGVGALGSFLAGAIGAGTLMAVFLANSGGAWDNAKKLVEDGHHGGKGSEAHAATVIGDTVGDPFKDTAGPAINPLLKVMNLVALLIAPAVIKFSYGDDENLGVRITIAVLAFLVIAGAVYVSKRRGIAMGDEDNADRESKSADPAVVS; this comes from the coding sequence ATGGCGGGGCTTTCTTCCCCAGACCAGCTTGACCACTCCTCAGCCCTCGCGGCAGCGGTACTGACCGACGGCAACCGTGTCATGGTGTCGGTGATCGGCGTCGTGGCCCTGGCCGCCCTAGTGGTGGCGGGAGTCCTGGTGCGCCAGGTACTCGCGGCGGGCGAGGGCACCGACAGCATGAAGAAGATCGCGACGGCGATCCAGGAGGGCGCGAACGCCTATCTGGCACGGCAGATGCGCACGCTCGGCGTATTCGCCATCGTCGTCTTCTTCCTGCTCATGCTGCTGCCCGCGGACGACTGGAATCAGCGCATCGGCCGATCGGTGTTCTTCTTGATCGGCGCGGTGTTCTCGGCGGCCACCGGCTATATCGGCATGTGGCTCGCCGTACGGAGCAATGTGCGCGTCGCCGCCGCCGCACGTGAGGCGACTCCGGCGGAGGGTGAACCGGAAAAGGATCTCACCGCTGTCTCGCACAAAGCGATGAAGATCGCATTTCGCACGGGCGGCGTCGTCGGCATGTTCACGGTGGGGCTCGGTCTGCTGGGCGCCTCCTGCGTGGTGCTGGTGTACGCGGCCGACGCGCCGAAGGTCCTGGAGGGCTTCGGTCTCGGCGCGGCGCTCATCGCGATGTTCATGAGGGTCGGCGGCGGCATCTTCACCAAGGCCGCCGACGTCGGCGCCGACCTGGTCGGCAAGGTCGAACAGGGCATTCCGGAGGACGATCCGCGCAATGCCGCGACCATCGCCGACAACGTGGGCGACAACGTCGGCGACTGTGCGGGCATGGCGGCCGACCTCTTCGAGTCGTACGCCGTGACGCTCGTCGCCGCGCTGATCCTCGGCAAGGCGGCCTTCGGCGACTTCGGGCTCGCGTTTCCGCTGCTCGTCCCCGCGATCGGTGTGGTCACCGCGATGATCGGCATCTTCGCCGTGGCCCCGCGACGCACCGACCGCAGCGGCATGTCGGCGATCAACCGCGGGTTCTTCATCTCCGCGGCGATCTCGCTGGTGCTGGTGGCGGTGGCGGTCTTCGTCTATCTGCCGTCGTCGTACGCCGACCTCGACGGCGTCACGGACAGGGAGATCCTCGGACACGCCGGCGACCCGCGGGTCCTCGCGCTCGTCGCCGTGGCGATCGGCATCCTGCTCGCCGCCGTGATCCAGCAGTTGACCGGGTACTTCACGGAGACCAATCGCCGTCCGGTCAAGGACATCGGCAAGAGCTCGCTCACCGGCCCGGCCACCGTCGTCCTCGCCGGTATCTCCGTCGGCCTCGAATCGGCCGTCTACACCGCCCTGTTGATCGGCCTCGGCGTCTACGGGGCGTTCCTGCTCGGCGGTACGTCCATCATGCTGGCGCTGTTCGCGGTGGCGCTGGCCGGCACCGGCCTGCTCACCACGGTCGGTGTGATCGTCGCGATGGACACCTTCGGGCCGGTCTCCGACAACGCGCAGGGCATCGCGGAGATGTCCGGCGACGTCGAGGGCGCGGGCGCGCAGGTGCTCACCAACCTGGACGCGGTGGGCAACACCACCAAGGCCATCACCAAGGGCATCGCCATCGCCACCGCCGTCCTGGCGGCGGCGGCGCTCTTCGGGTCCTATCGTGACGCGATTCTCACGGGCGCGCGGGACGTCGGCGAACGGGTGTCCGGCGAGGGTGCCCCGATGAGCCTGATGATGGACATCTCCCAGCCCAACAACCTCGTCGGCCTCATCGCGGGCGCGGCGGTCGTCTTCCTCTTCTCGGGGCTAGCCATCAACGCCGTGTCGCGGTCGGCGGGTTCCGTGGTGTACGAGGTGCGGCGGCAGTTCCGCGAGCATCCCGGGATCATGGACTACAGCGAGAAACCGGAGTACGGCAAGGTCGTCGACATCTGTACGAGGGACGCGCTCAGGGAGCTCGCCACGCCCGGCCTGCTCGCCGTCCTGGCGCCGATCTTCATCGGGTTCACGCTCGGTGTCGGCGCGCTCGGCTCGTTCCTGGCGGGCGCGATCGGCGCGGGGACCCTGATGGCGGTGTTCCTCGCGAACTCCGGTGGCGCCTGGGACAACGCCAAGAAGCTCGTCGAGGACGGCCACCACGGCGGCAAGGGCAGCGAGGCCCACGCCGCCACGGTGATCGGCGACACGGTCGGCGACCCGTTCAAGGACACCGCGGGTCCGGCGATCAACCCGCTGCTGAAGGTGATGAACCTGGTGGCGCTGCTCATCGCGCCCGCGGTCATCAAGTTCAGCTACGGCGACGACGAGAACCTCGGTGTGCGGATCACCATCGCCGTACTGGCGTTCCTGGTGATCGCCGGCGCGGTCTACGTCTCCAAGCGGCGCGGGATCGCCATGGGTGACGAAGACAACGCCGATCGGGAGTCCAAGTCGGCCGATCCGGCGGTGGTTTCGTAG
- a CDS encoding small secreted protein gives MEGTNPVNKKLAAALSGGAVLVLALSGCSSDDSSEKLNSWAKDVCDAVQPQAKKIAAANAAIQKETSDNSTPEQVRKTDAQAFQDMSDAYKAIGAAVTKAGAPDVENGEKKQRDAVKELNGLSTSYASLKAQVDKLDTKDQAKFADGLKDIATSLDKLSQTGNDALKTLEEGDVGKAMAKQESCKSASATPSATTG, from the coding sequence ATGGAAGGGACCAATCCGGTGAACAAGAAGCTCGCGGCCGCACTGTCCGGCGGTGCGGTACTGGTACTGGCGCTGTCCGGATGCAGCAGTGACGACAGCAGCGAAAAGCTGAACTCCTGGGCCAAGGACGTCTGCGACGCCGTACAGCCGCAGGCCAAGAAGATCGCGGCCGCCAACGCCGCGATCCAGAAGGAGACCTCGGACAACAGCACACCGGAGCAGGTCCGGAAGACCGACGCGCAGGCCTTCCAGGACATGTCGGACGCCTACAAGGCGATCGGGGCCGCCGTGACCAAGGCCGGGGCGCCGGACGTCGAGAACGGCGAGAAGAAGCAGCGGGACGCCGTCAAGGAGCTCAACGGCCTGTCCACGTCGTACGCCTCCCTCAAGGCACAGGTCGACAAGCTCGACACGAAGGACCAGGCGAAGTTCGCGGACGGCCTCAAGGACATCGCGACCTCGCTGGACAAGCTGAGCCAGACCGGCAACGACGCCCTGAAGACCCTGGAGGAGGGGGACGTCGGCAAGGCCATGGCCAAGCAGGAGAGCTGCAAGTCGGCCTCCGCGACGCCGTCCGCGACCACGGGCTGA
- a CDS encoding DUF7059 domain-containing protein has translation MSDTGLHALPASDRPDVSARLRDALLRASFTADGLLDLLGAPAYAALARSETVPALRATRGDTPLETLVRLFLLQQPVPHAPVADVLPVAECLEAGWLVPAGADEIAAAVDVRPYGGPGGEDWFIVSDLGCAVGGAGGIGSRDEGVVLGVGGASTTLAGITVRTPVSAALDLGTGSGIQALHAARHATRVTATDLNPRALHITALTLALSGAPAADLREGSLFEPVRDDETYDLIVSNPPFVISPGARLTYRDGGMGGDDLCRSLVQGAGERLSEGGFAQFLANWQHVEGEDWQERLRSWVPRGCDAWIVQREVQDVTQYAELWLRDAGDHRGDTTEYQARYDTWLDEFEARKVKAVGFGWITLRRTDADVPSVTVEEWPHPVEQPLGEAVRAHFERLDYLRAHDDASLLEAHFRLVAEVVQEQVGLPGAEDPEHVVLRQNRGMRRATKVDTVGAGFAGVCDGSLSAGRILDAIAQLVGEDPVLLRDRTPAQIRLLVEQGFIEPA, from the coding sequence GTGAGTGACACCGGCCTGCACGCCCTGCCCGCTTCCGACCGCCCCGACGTCAGCGCCCGGCTGAGGGACGCCCTGCTCCGGGCGTCCTTCACCGCCGACGGGCTGCTCGACCTCCTCGGCGCGCCCGCGTACGCGGCGCTCGCCCGGAGTGAGACCGTGCCCGCGCTCCGGGCGACACGCGGGGACACACCGCTGGAGACGCTCGTACGGCTGTTCCTGTTGCAGCAGCCCGTGCCGCACGCGCCCGTGGCGGACGTTCTGCCGGTCGCCGAGTGCCTGGAGGCCGGCTGGCTGGTTCCGGCCGGTGCGGACGAGATCGCGGCCGCCGTGGACGTACGGCCGTACGGCGGGCCCGGCGGCGAGGACTGGTTCATCGTGTCCGACCTCGGATGCGCGGTCGGCGGCGCGGGCGGCATCGGTAGCCGGGACGAGGGCGTCGTCCTCGGCGTCGGCGGCGCTTCCACCACCCTGGCCGGCATCACCGTCCGTACGCCCGTCTCCGCCGCCCTGGACCTGGGCACCGGCTCGGGGATCCAGGCGCTGCACGCCGCCCGGCACGCCACGCGCGTGACGGCGACCGACCTCAACCCGCGCGCCCTGCACATCACCGCGCTCACGCTGGCCCTGTCCGGCGCTCCCGCCGCGGACCTGCGCGAGGGTTCGCTGTTCGAGCCGGTCCGGGACGACGAGACATACGACCTGATCGTGTCGAACCCGCCGTTCGTGATCTCGCCGGGGGCGCGGCTGACGTACCGGGACGGTGGCATGGGCGGGGACGATCTGTGCCGCTCGCTCGTTCAGGGGGCGGGGGAGCGGCTGAGCGAGGGCGGGTTCGCGCAGTTCCTCGCCAACTGGCAGCACGTGGAAGGGGAGGACTGGCAGGAGCGACTCAGGTCCTGGGTGCCGCGCGGGTGCGACGCGTGGATCGTGCAGCGCGAGGTGCAGGACGTCACGCAGTACGCCGAGCTGTGGCTGCGGGACGCCGGTGACCACCGCGGTGACACGACCGAGTACCAGGCGCGCTACGACACCTGGCTGGACGAGTTCGAGGCGCGCAAGGTGAAGGCGGTCGGCTTCGGCTGGATCACCCTGCGCAGGACGGATGCCGACGTGCCCTCCGTCACCGTGGAGGAATGGCCGCATCCGGTCGAACAGCCGCTCGGGGAAGCGGTGCGGGCGCACTTCGAGCGTCTCGACTACCTGCGGGCACACGATGACGCCTCGCTCCTCGAAGCGCACTTCCGGCTCGTCGCCGAGGTCGTCCAGGAGCAGGTGGGGCTGCCCGGTGCCGAGGACCCGGAGCACGTGGTGCTGCGTCAGAACCGCGGGATGCGCCGGGCCACCAAGGTGGACACCGTCGGCGCGGGCTTCGCGGGCGTGTGCGACGGCTCGTTGAGCGCCGGGCGCATCCTGGACGCCATTGCCCAACTGGTGGGTGAGGACCCCGTGTTGCTGCGAGACCGTACGCCCGCGCAGATTCGGTTGCTGGTGGAGCAGGGGTTCATCGAGCCGGCGTGA
- a CDS encoding serine/threonine-protein kinase, with translation MAGETPDQGEGRVINSRYRLLRALGAGGMGRVWLAHDEELACEVAMKEIALPDGPMDAGEPSQRIARARSEARHAARLRGHPHVATVHDVVVHEGLPWIVMEHVPDAVDLQAVVRRSGPLPPSQVARIGLAVLDALTAGHRIGILHRDVKPANILLAPDSSGDPCARVLLTDYGIALQPESREPRLTATAGILGTPGYLAPERARGEPPTPAADLFSLGATLYHAVEGRGPFDRHGEYATLTALLGDEPTPPVRAAELTPVLLGLLVKDPVRRFAPEVVARGLGRVVQGAAGAGFGPPPGTPQTAGTAQTPGTPHTPGPPPPSAGAPQTFRTPSSPQASQASHSPAGGPYDVGGPGTPGSGAPATPAHPSPEPGNPYAQGTAASPYAGSPYAGSGSPTPYAGSGSPTPYAGSGPPPYTGGTQGGPWGPGGGGAGPPSAPGGRKRLALVALVVAAVLVIAGGAWAAVSLTGDDGGDRNAVTKKSPPPSASQGTPSPTGPVLPYGDAVGLGEPLETGDCVQAVWSGTPFRSVPNLGVVDCADDWPDGQVVAVDTAIDHADARAEGAKRCANQSRTIVEALPDAAGYAVVPTAEGFTTAGGGTACLVLGRHAAIGGEVGRFRDAGTNLWVGQMSIGDCWTYEELEEGYEAPLTDCAEPHTDQVVGTVQAPADMSYKKGIDNATKLCGNKFEPTWAPGRERNTFGWVADKDDWEQGFTKVVCTVGRADNGRTTGKIREPGSV, from the coding sequence ATGGCGGGGGAGACGCCGGACCAGGGTGAGGGAAGGGTCATCAACAGCCGGTACCGGCTGCTGCGGGCCCTGGGCGCGGGCGGCATGGGCCGTGTGTGGCTCGCGCACGACGAGGAGCTGGCCTGCGAAGTCGCGATGAAGGAGATCGCGCTGCCGGACGGGCCGATGGACGCGGGCGAGCCGTCACAACGTATCGCGCGCGCCCGCAGCGAGGCCCGGCACGCGGCACGACTGCGCGGGCATCCGCATGTGGCGACAGTGCACGACGTGGTGGTGCACGAGGGGCTGCCGTGGATCGTCATGGAGCACGTCCCGGACGCGGTCGACCTCCAGGCCGTCGTACGGCGTTCCGGGCCGCTGCCGCCCTCCCAGGTGGCGCGGATCGGACTCGCCGTCCTCGACGCGCTGACCGCCGGACACCGCATCGGCATCCTCCACCGGGATGTGAAACCGGCCAACATCCTTCTGGCGCCCGACTCCTCGGGCGACCCCTGCGCGCGCGTGCTGCTCACCGACTACGGCATCGCCCTCCAGCCCGAGTCCCGCGAGCCCCGGCTCACCGCCACCGCCGGCATCCTCGGCACGCCCGGCTACCTCGCACCGGAGCGGGCCCGCGGCGAGCCGCCCACGCCGGCCGCCGACCTGTTCTCCCTCGGCGCCACGCTGTACCACGCCGTCGAGGGTCGCGGCCCCTTCGACCGCCACGGCGAGTACGCGACCCTCACGGCCCTGCTCGGCGATGAGCCCACACCGCCGGTGCGGGCCGCCGAACTCACCCCGGTGCTGCTCGGGTTGCTGGTCAAGGACCCCGTGCGCAGGTTCGCGCCGGAGGTGGTGGCGCGAGGGTTGGGGCGGGTGGTGCAGGGGGCGGCGGGCGCGGGATTCGGGCCGCCGCCCGGCACTCCGCAGACCGCCGGTACCGCCCAGACGCCGGGCACGCCGCATACGCCGGGGCCTCCGCCGCCGTCGGCGGGTGCGCCGCAGACGTTCCGTACGCCGTCCAGCCCGCAGGCGTCTCAGGCCTCGCACTCGCCTGCGGGCGGCCCCTACGACGTCGGGGGGCCGGGCACGCCGGGGAGCGGGGCCCCTGCCACGCCCGCGCATCCGTCCCCGGAGCCCGGCAATCCGTATGCGCAGGGGACCGCTGCATCTCCGTACGCCGGATCGCCGTACGCGGGGAGCGGCAGCCCGACACCGTACGCCGGAAGCGGCAGCCCCACGCCGTACGCCGGAAGCGGCCCGCCGCCGTACACGGGCGGCACGCAGGGCGGTCCCTGGGGGCCCGGCGGCGGTGGCGCGGGTCCGCCCTCGGCGCCCGGTGGGCGGAAACGCCTCGCCCTCGTCGCCCTCGTCGTGGCCGCCGTTCTCGTCATCGCCGGGGGAGCGTGGGCGGCCGTGTCGCTCACCGGGGACGACGGCGGCGACCGGAACGCGGTGACGAAGAAGTCGCCCCCGCCGAGCGCGTCGCAGGGCACGCCGTCCCCGACGGGGCCCGTGCTGCCGTACGGCGATGCCGTCGGGCTCGGTGAGCCCTTGGAGACCGGGGACTGTGTGCAGGCGGTCTGGTCGGGGACGCCGTTCAGGTCGGTGCCGAACCTGGGCGTGGTGGACTGCGCCGACGACTGGCCGGACGGTCAGGTCGTGGCGGTCGACACGGCCATCGACCACGCCGACGCCCGCGCCGAGGGGGCGAAACGGTGCGCGAACCAGAGCCGCACGATCGTCGAGGCGCTGCCGGACGCGGCCGGCTACGCCGTCGTGCCCACCGCCGAGGGCTTCACCACGGCGGGCGGAGGTACGGCATGTCTCGTACTGGGCCGCCATGCCGCGATAGGCGGCGAAGTGGGCCGCTTCCGCGACGCCGGCACGAATTTGTGGGTGGGTCAGATGAGCATCGGCGACTGCTGGACCTACGAGGAGCTGGAGGAGGGCTACGAGGCCCCGCTCACCGACTGCGCCGAACCCCACACGGACCAGGTCGTCGGCACCGTCCAGGCACCCGCGGACATGAGCTACAAGAAGGGCATCGACAACGCGACCAAGCTGTGCGGCAACAAGTTCGAGCCGACCTGGGCACCGGGACGGGAGCGGAACACGTTCGGCTGGGTGGCCGACAAGGACGACTGGGAGCAGGGCTTCACCAAGGTCGTGTGCACCGTGGGACGGGCCGACAACGGCAGGACGACCGGAAAAATACGTGAACCCGGCTCGGTCTGA